The window attctttttttctttctgaGAAAACGCAAAAGCTTTGCGTTTCATTGCATTGATAGAGAGAAGAGTCATTACAAGCTCCAAGAAGGACGCACCCGACGTATAATAGCCCAAGCAAGGCCACACCCAATGCACAACGCAACGCCCCTAGACGCTAGTCGCCGCTCCCTTCAGGAGCAAAGCCGCAAGCCCAGACACGCCCGCCAGAGCCCACTGCCTAGCCTTCGACTTGATTGCGTCATGATGCTTCCAGATGCACCAAACCACTAACTGGATGACTGAGGACGCGCCTTCCGAGCCAAGAACCCGAGGTAGGAACATAGAGGCAAGTTTCTTGCCACCAATCCACAAAGTCCGCCCCCTCGGCTGGGCCAATAGTAATCGACCTGAACCAGGAGAGCACTTGCCAGAGAGGAGGTGGGCCATTGTCTCCTTGGACTGGtcgtatagcacaaaacttgatgtGTGCTGCAAGCCGTGACGCCCAAGACACTCTGATCTGGTCAAGCGAGCCACAGGAAGAACTTGACGAGCGAGGTCCGACCGCGCCCTCAAAGAGAGCGCCATAGCAACTCTTGGACATGTACTGCACATCCGCCGTCCAACGCCACTGGAGGGCGTCCGTGTGGGGAGCAAGCTGCACCAGGCAGGCCAACCGGCAGATGGCACAGAGCCGGCGCCCCACCCCGCCCCCGATATCCGAGATCCAGCGTCGATGCGATCGGGCATCCCGAAGAGTCAGGGAGACCAGCTGGTGCAGCTTGGGCGCTATCTCTGAGATTGCCCGACCATCAAGCCAGCTCAGTCGCCAACCACCATCTTGGTGGATGCGGTGAACACTGCATGTTCATCCCAGGAGAACTGGAGGCCGGGGCCTTTCCAGGGGAGATTGGGATCAGTGGGCATCCTCCAGAGCCAGTGGACCCGGAGACTGATTGCCACCCTCCTGAGGTTCAAATCACCCAGGCCGGCCAGACGAAGGGGCCTACACACCCAATGCCAGTTGACGTGGCAGTGGCCGCCCTGCCAAGCAAAAGGAATCCCCTGGGGATCTTATCAATCTGCTTCTGGAACCGCTTGTTCAAGCCAAGAACCACCACCTAGTGCAATGGCATGGGGGCTAGGACCGACCTGACCAAGGTTAGGCGCCCAACCTTTGCCATCATCGATGCCCTCCAAGTTGGGAGGCGATCCGTGATCGTGTCAACCAATGGTTCGAGAGCCACACTTGACAACTTCCGGAGGGCGAGGGGGATCCCGAGGTACTTGGTCAGGAATGGAGCCAGCTGACACTCCATCACCAATGCAACCTCGAGGCCACCTCGTCCGAACAACCTATCGTGGACACCAAACATGTAGCGAAGTTGTTGTGCAACCCCGACGTGTGCCCGCAGAGCGCTAAGAAGCTGCGAACAGCGAGCAACACCCTCCTATCCGGGTGACTGAAGATGATCACGTCGTCCGCGTAAAGCGAGACGCCGGCAAACGAAGTGCGAGGCGCGTGACTACGGAGCACCCCGAACTCCCTGGCCCTGGTCAAAACAACCTGTTGAGGGTGTCGATCACCAACACGAACATGGGGGATAGCAGGTCACCATGTCGCAGCCCCTTCTGTTGCCATATCGGCGGCCCGGCTCACCGTTCGAGGACAGCAGGATGGCAACCCACTCACGGAAGCGTCCAAGCGAGGCCCAAAGCCGATCCTACGCAGCACCTCGAAGAGCAATGCCCAAGACACCAAGTCGAACGCGTGAGAGATGTATTCAGAAGAGGCCCAAAATTATTTTGACCGCAGTAGAAATAATTGCCTGGAAGTGTATTGGTTAGAAATCATATTTCCATAGAGTGGTAGCAGAGAGGGATGCAGGCAAGTTTGTATTATGTGAAACCATGATCCCGACTACATGCCTGTTTTTTCAACAGTTAAGGGTTCACTGTCCAAACACTACAGCTTCACTTTTTTTGGTTGGTATAATGTTCTATAATATTCATGTCATTAGAACAAAGCAAAATAGATCTAACTCAATACTCATGTATGCACATGGTACTCCTAAAATCCTTCCTACCTACTAAGATGTGCTGTTTGCATTTTGTCTCTTGCAGCCATTGCAGTTAAAGAAAAATTAGAATCTCTTTGTAGAGAATTTCAGCGTCAAAACAAAATGTTAAAGGTATGTTCAGTTAGTTCTGAGATGTGAAACTAGTATTCATAAGTATTTTGCACTTCTGTTCAACTGTGATATATCTTAGGTCTGTGGTTCAGGAAGAGTGCCAAAGGGTGTCAACAGAGGGGCAGAACTTTCGGATGGAGATGTCCGACAAATTCGAGAATGCTATGAAGGTCAATGATACGTTACATGACAGTAATCTGAAATAAATATTTATGAATGTCCTTTTTAATTTCATTACCAAATACATACTCTATGAGATTGGCTGCCCCCCATGAATGGGGGATAGCCTGTTTTACGTTCCTGGCCAGCTTGATCCCTGGCTTTGACTTAGTCATTAACTGGAGTACTTTTTATCCTTTATTTACCATTATATTTATGATATTTTATAGGCTGTCAGTGTCAAGCTTGAGGAGCAGAAAAATGAATGCATTGCTCAGTTTGAAGAGAACAATTCGTAAGACTACTAAGCTTAGGCATGTCTTCATTTTTAAGAGTTTCAATAATTGAAACAACCTCGATTCACAACAAAGTTACATACGTAATGATGGCTGCTATTTTGTAGGCTGAGAAATAAACTCAAAGACCTTGCTGATCAATATAATATCATTCAGCAGAAATATGCTCATCAGGTATGCTTGACCAGTAGCTCCAAGGATCCAATACTGCCACAAGCCCACAACAATGATTTATGTGTTGTTTATTGAACTtcctatgaacttttgtttctcgtTGGCTCATCATACCTGCAGCTGAAAGAAAAGACGCTGGAACTTGAGCTTGCTGATCTGAAAATTCAACAGCATCAAGCGAAAGCAGCTCAAGAACATGCCCAAATGGTATTGTATGCTGAGCAAGTTTCTCAACTTGTCACTACTGAGAAGAACCTGCGGGTGCAGCTAGCTGCTGATGGTGAAAAATTTCAGCAGTTTCAGGTACTTTTGCAGAGAAAATCCTACTCTTAATTCTTAATTCTATTGCTCCAGTTTATCTTAACGGTGAATTTCCCCTCCCCCAGTAGATGAGCACATAAACagcattgagaaaattccttatttgacactatcttaaaatctgcttccttatttgacactggaaaagtttttcttccctatttgacacaagTTCTAAATTTTATTTCCTATATGACATTTTcgtccattttgagcctaaatgacacctgaaaagactcttttgcccctcatgtggtatgtgtgtggGGGGCAATAGCGCGCACACGCAGCATCAGTGCGAGGGCAGgagcacacacgcagcaacacatacacatgcaccaacacacaacgcacgcgcacacacacgcaacaacacgcgcgcgcgcacacacacacacacgcagcaacacacatgcacgcgcacacacacgcagcaacacacactTCATGCagcacacacacacgcagcagcagcagcacacacgCAGGCAGCACATAGGCACACAAccgcacacacacacgcgcacgcgCACGTACACACACAGTAGCAAACACACGCAGCAGcacacatgcagcagcagcacacacgcaggcagcacataggcacgcaacagcacacacacacacacgcacgcacgtacacacgcagcagcacacatgcacacacacatgcagcagcagcacacatgtgcgcgtgcacccacacacgcaacagcacacgcgcgcgcgcacacacataccacatgaagggcaaaatcgtcttttcaggtgtcatttaggctcaaaatggacggaagtgtcgtatagggaataaaatttaggactagtgtcaaatagggaagaaaaacttttccagtgtcaaataagggcatctccaacagattgtatgttagtcttgttggtaaaatgtccatgtcatcaaccaacaagctatcatacaactactccaatgggttgtatgtaagctatccaatagatggtgagaaaataaatgtgattgctctctatttcatcttggagcttgtgcaaaggttgttggttaatctacatacaactatgctctctctccacatttaatatatgccacatcatcactatgtcctaggtggcaaatttaccaacacctatcttacaactgttggagatgccctaaggaaccagattttaagacagtgtcaaataaggaattttctcaacaGCATTCCAGCTTATCCATTTTAATGGGGATTATAGGTGTAAATGTTGTGTTCCATTATATCGTTTCAGGATGCCCTGTCAAAAAGCAATGAAGTGTTCGAAACTTACAAGAAGGAAATGGAACAGGTTTTTACCCATCTCACTTCACACTCATCACTGTATCTGCTATTCTGCTTTGAACCTTTGTTCTTATTAATTGCTCTGCCTACAGAACTTAAAATTTATTTTGTTATCTCCACATTAGATGGTGAAGGCGATAAAAGACTTTAGGAAGCAAAATGAAGCCCTGAAGAACAAGTGCGAGAATTCAGATATTGCTCTTGTGAAGCTCATTGAGGAGGTAATGCATACATTATACAAACTAGTCAGGATGCTCGAAAACAAGCGCACCTACCTGATCTTATTTGTTTGAAGCTAATAGCCACATGCTTTGATAGCTCATATTAATCTCCTTTAATACCATACCCGTGTGTGGTATCACCTTATTTATTTTTTATGGTTACGCAGTTTCATCTACCTTAGCTTGCATACTAGGAGAATTTTGTGCAAGTTGGTACGCATGTTGCTAACTTAGAACCTATTTTTGGTCATGCGTGCAGCGTGAGGTGATGAAGAAGCAACTAGACAAATATAAGAATCAAAAGGACAAACTCGAGTCCCTGTGCCGGTCGCTACAGGCAGAAAGGAAACAAAGCCCATCTGTCAGTATTCCTAATGATGCCTCTAACCAAGAAGATGTTACAAGTCAGAAACAAAGCCCATCTTCCAGTATTCCTGATGACGCCTCTAACCAAGAAGATGTTACAAGTCAGCAGCCAGAGGTATAGCGTTTTGGTGCTTCATGGTGCATGCCCTTGGTGCTGCTGCTCTCTATGGTATAACTCGAGATTTTCTGAATCCTGGCAAACCATATATGCAATACTTTTACCCCGCTTTGCTTGTGATTCTCTGGGAGCTGTGCTATGTGTATATCACACACCCAACCGAAACTAGTTGCCTAAATATCTCATCGTTTGAGCAATTTCAGAGTGGCTTTGGTTTCTCAGTGCAAAGAGCTGTCGAGTTCGAGTTTGTAACCAGACCAGTGTTACAATTTGTTCCTTTTTCGTGTGATTGGATGGTAGAACATCAGTCTTTTAGAAACAAACCGAATGTGTGCACTGGTGAACTGATCAACATTCTGTGTTAAGCAAGTTTTATACTTATATTAGCGAGGAGTGCTTTGTCACTGTGTTAAGTGAGTTTAATACTTGGTACTCCCTCCGATCATAATAAATGTCGCAGCTTTGAACTAAGGTTGGGTCGGAGGAGTACTTCATATTGAAGAAATCAAACAATATATACTCCTGGTCTCCAGGGAGATAAAAAGAAGGTAAATGGGAGTGGTGGTGGGTTTTTTTTTGCCACAGCTTTTACAAATGTCGTTTCATGCTGAAATTTTGCAAGCGCCGAAAGCTTTTGTCAATGTTTGTCActaaaattattctgtttttttttaaaaaatatcaatatttttcgattttactgttcacccacccgagctcatttgagctcaggACTAGAAGTACTTTTGAGGTAAATGCTGTTACACTGTTATTTTGCTTGAAAAGCCAAACACATTTAATTTGTACAGGAAAACTAGCTAACTACCTGTTCGTTCGTACGGATAAAACAAATTAGACCATCTCAAGTCGCAAGTGACGCTTTATTCGCGAGATCGCCCCCCTTCTCTACGCATGCATTCCCAAAAAGTGCAGAAAGGTCAGGACGGTCACCGAGGGCTTGCCGGGACACCTATGGGCGCGAGACATTCATGGCGAAATCGGCCAGTACCTCCTACTGTGGTGCCTGATCGAGGCCACTCCCCGACGTGCCCAACCGGAACGTGTTTGGTACTCATCCACAATGTGATGCTGCCAAATTTGCAACGTTGTCAGAGTTTTGGCACCGATATCAAATAGACTAGCAGTCCACAACTTTAGTTGGTTCCTAATTTATGCATACTGGGGACCACCACAAAATAAGAATAGGATAAAAACACTACCACATCTCTCTTTACCCACAACGTTTGGGTTGTTCACATCAGTTTATCTATCATTTTATTAGTTGAGGTTGTTTGGCATCAAAGCAAGGAGCATCGATGCCTCTTTTTCTAATTTGGCTACATCCTCCACAATGCTCTCACCGGTGCCAAAAGCCATTTTAACATTTGGCACAATCAATTTGGCATACATTGTgtgttggattatggatgggcttaggcccatataagacactaatccctggttaatcttGAGGCTCATGTATAAGATGGCAGGTGgtgagaagtttagtcccaccttgctagttgaggagagttgagacccctttataagtGCTGCTCTACCATTTGCCATTGGGAGCTTGGAaagaggagtggtacacgcgcgctcctcctcctccgccgcccgcctcgcctcgggttgcgggaatgagccgagacgaaacttatttttgccgctcaggaatgaattaattaatcagggattaattaacgagtcgctAACATGTGGGCCACTGTCCAAGACGTTGGACTGTGGGCTGACTTGCGTCGCCGGGATTCGTCAACTCCATTGCCGGGGGTGCGACCCTTGCCAGGACCCACGTATTCGTCGACTCCTTTGCAGGGAGTGTGACCCTTGCCGGGAACAACGACTCCCTTGCAGGGAGTGGGCCGACTCGGTCGTGGGCCTCGTCAAGGCCCACGACTTTCTTCCTTACGgactatataagaaggctctggccagtgaagtaacctagttcggttcactcactccctctcgcgtgacctagccgtcatctactgttTCTCACTCTGTGCTGCCTCCGACGATTccatcccgacgaccgcgtgcatggctggtcgggagagcaggtgcctccggaaccctgtcgttcgagatcctgcccgggagaacggcaataaggtttttggggagcgtctcgacgcgactgctctCGATCCGTCCCCAACTCCgttcgcctctgcttccactacttctcCTGCATCGACACCATGGCTGACGACGCCGCAgtaaagaagaaggccacggatgaCGCCgaggctgctgccgccgccgccgcgttggcctggccaaccggagggtatgatccGCTCATCCCTTGTTTACGCATACTTatgctagccgtatatgtgctgctcatagaagGTTCGATTCTATGTTCTGTACGTACTAGTATGCTTAGGTATTGCTATGAGATGCATATCTTTTatgccatgcttactgtttactcgtggataagtctaatcggaaaagtgctaatatttccaacaatccaaaaaccttattttaggcaCTTTTCGATTCAAGGCTTTGCTGCTACTCTGAAACCAAAAAAGTTTACCGGGACGCATTTTAAGCGTTGGTAGACTAGGACCACCTTGTGGCTCACAGCGATGAACGTGTTCTGAGTTGGTGGTGTGTCCCTCACagaaacgattgctcctgaacaggagaaggcgtttagGGAGGCAACCATAATCTTTCTGGGAGCAGTTCTGTGTGTGAttggagacaagttggttgacgcctaTATTCATATGGGTGTTGCCAAAAACTTGTGGGATGCGCTCGAAGTCAAATTCGGCGCAACTGATGCTGGCAGTGAGCTGTATGCcatggagcagttccatgattgcaggatggttgataaccgttctgtattggaccaggctcatgagatacagtgcattgctaaggagctggagctcctgaagtgtgagttaccggacaagtttgtcgcgggttgcattattgcaaaactccctcctagttggaggaactttgctacttctctcaagcacttgagacgtgaattctctgttgaggatgtcattggtcatctcagtgttgagcagaactcgagagcaaaggactcgcacgtgaaaggggcagagggttcttttagcgccaatgtggtgcagaagaacttccacaatgaaaggatcgatatggttgactagagggggggggggtgaataggcaactaacaatttttagcttttctttaacaatttaaactttgcatcaaagtaggttgtctagatatgcaactaggtgagcaacctatatgatgcaacaaggataggaacacaagcaagcaagagatatgatacaaataagcttgcacaagtaaaggcatgagataaccaagagtggagacggtggagacgaggatgtgttaccgaagttccttccctttgaggggaagtacgcctccgttggagcggtgtggaggcacaatgcaccCCAAgatgccactagggccaccgtattttcctcacgccctcacacaatgcgagatgtcgtgattccactattggtgcccttggaggcggcgaccgaacctttacaaacaaggttggagcaatctccacaactcaattggaggctcccaacgacaccatgaagcttcaccataatggactatggctccgcggtgacctcaaccgtc is drawn from Triticum dicoccoides isolate Atlit2015 ecotype Zavitan chromosome 4A, WEW_v2.0, whole genome shotgun sequence and contains these coding sequences:
- the LOC119285380 gene encoding alpha-taxilin-like, which codes for MEGSPATRLPEADALPDGFVESSSADQAQPVSSAPAPAAADPLHPALGPDHEGAACADGEETLGSPSTPADAADALRSLSMAAAASEPERAPERQGPAADIGGAKDAMKESFVVEQSEPLANPKDSGEPKRKVVKRNSKLEKDRELLQLAQRYHGVVAERDAAIAVKEKLESLCREFQRQNKMLKEECQRVSTEGQNFRMEMSDKFENAMKAVSVKLEEQKNECIAQFEENNSLRNKLKDLADQYNIIQQKYAHQLKEKTLELELADLKIQQHQAKAAQEHAQMVLYAEQVSQLVTTEKNLRVQLAADGEKFQQFQDALSKSNEVFETYKKEMEQMVKAIKDFRKQNEALKNKCENSDIALVKLIEEREVMKKQLDKYKNQKDKLESLCRSLQAERKQSPSVSIPNDASNQEDVTSQKQSPSSSIPDDASNQEDVTSQQPEV